The following are encoded in a window of Nitrospirota bacterium genomic DNA:
- a CDS encoding winged helix-turn-helix domain-containing protein — protein sequence MMLKNLFSSSIRADVLSLLLNSPDERFYVREIAKLLRKNPSGVKRELDRLEEMGIVVSEKIANLKYFQANSDSPLFSELKNLIAKSLGLPGALKSLLRANDIKTAFIYGPYAEGEDPPLVDLFVIGPSTPALLMGLHDIEKKFSKKINCTVIEESEYKLKKRKDSNLKRILQEKRITLLGRA from the coding sequence ATGATGCTGAAGAACCTCTTTTCCTCATCGATACGAGCCGACGTGCTGTCGCTGCTGCTGAACAGCCCGGATGAAAGGTTCTATGTACGGGAGATTGCAAAGCTCCTGCGGAAGAATCCCTCGGGGGTGAAGAGGGAGCTCGACCGCCTGGAAGAGATGGGGATCGTGGTCAGCGAGAAGATCGCGAACCTGAAATACTTCCAGGCCAACAGCGACTCGCCCCTTTTCTCGGAGCTGAAGAACCTGATCGCCAAATCGCTCGGCCTGCCCGGGGCACTCAAGAGCCTCCTGCGCGCGAACGACATAAAAACCGCGTTCATCTACGGGCCGTATGCCGAAGGTGAAGACCCTCCGCTTGTCGATCTGTTTGTGATAGGACCGTCCACACCGGCCCTCCTCATGGGGCTGCATGACATCGAGAAGAAGTTTTCGAAGAAGATAAACTGCACGGTGATCGAGGAGTCCGAGTACAAACTGAAGAAGAGGAAGGATTCGAACCTGAAGCGCATCCTTCAGGAGAAAAGGATTACGCTGCTGGGACGGGCGTAA
- a CDS encoding L-threonylcarbamoyladenylate synthase, giving the protein MTTTIVKLTPDTAQEAVSAALSVLERGGVIAYPTETFYALGAFYDRTSALERIIALKHRPHEKAMPLIIGRPDHLPLLTTRISAAAAALMACFWPGPLTLLFPARTDLPGLIVSGGTVAARMPGESFALRLAQASPLPLTATSANVSGQPPASSAAMVRAAFGDRLDLIVDGSETKGVLPSTIVDASGTAIAIVRAGAVPPDAVHECLSRPAR; this is encoded by the coding sequence GTGACCACGACGATAGTGAAACTGACCCCTGATACGGCGCAGGAGGCCGTGAGCGCCGCGCTCTCGGTGCTCGAGCGCGGCGGGGTCATCGCCTACCCTACCGAGACCTTTTACGCCCTGGGCGCCTTCTACGACCGCACGTCCGCCCTGGAGCGCATCATCGCCCTGAAGCACCGGCCGCACGAGAAGGCCATGCCGCTCATCATCGGCCGCCCCGACCACCTGCCGCTGCTCACCACCCGCATCAGCGCCGCCGCCGCCGCGTTGATGGCGTGCTTCTGGCCCGGGCCGCTCACCCTGCTCTTCCCCGCCCGGACGGACCTCCCCGGGCTCATCGTCTCCGGGGGGACCGTCGCCGCGCGCATGCCCGGCGAGTCCTTCGCCCTGCGCCTGGCTCAGGCGTCCCCCCTTCCCCTGACGGCGACGAGCGCGAACGTCTCGGGACAGCCCCCCGCGTCGAGCGCGGCGATGGTGCGGGCCGCGTTCGGTGACCGTCTCGATTTGATTGTTGACGGAAGTGAAACAAAAGGCGTGCTGCCGTCGACGATCGTGGATGCGTCGGGAACGGCGATCGCGATCGTCAGGGCGGGCGCGGTGCCTCCCGACGCCGTTCACGAGTGTCTCTCCCGTCCTGCTCGGTAA
- a CDS encoding caspase family protein, producing the protein MKRLCRALVAVAILFASGQDVLAQKSPPSAPPHYIGAQATAVNPDGTVLAFGSSDFSVKLWDIASGKVLRSLAGHTGWITSLAFSPDGAHLASGSGDRSVKLWEVRTGREVRTLSRMPGWITSSAFSPDGTLLASASIADPVTAEKGAYTIKLWDLRTGGEVRTITDRSGMAGRVSSVAFSPEGYLFTEGEQGTVMKRWDVRTGREIDAIAGITDGAVSDEARLYIFAVGINEYKNAKLRLKYGRSDAEAFVQAVEQHGQKVFKQIVKQTIFDTQATRQNIEAAFARIAAEVRPDDVFVFYYAGHGVMSQREEQRTPEFYMALTEVTKLNGDNRMLEERGLPARLLRELSSSIKAQKQLIVLDTCHSGGALESFALQHAPEETSGQLKGKDKGITVLAAAGTWQPATEFRQLGHGVFTYALLKGLGGEADSTATPDGKITVRELEAYLTAKVPELIKHYRGKTQAPNSLIRGSDFLLGAK; encoded by the coding sequence ATGAAGCGTTTATGCAGAGCACTCGTAGCGGTCGCGATCCTTTTCGCTTCGGGTCAGGACGTGCTCGCACAAAAGTCACCGCCCAGCGCCCCTCCCCACTACATCGGCGCGCAGGCGACCGCCGTAAACCCCGACGGCACGGTACTCGCCTTCGGCAGCAGCGACTTCTCCGTTAAGCTCTGGGACATCGCCTCGGGCAAGGTGCTGCGCTCCCTGGCGGGCCACACCGGATGGATCACCTCGCTCGCCTTCAGCCCTGACGGCGCCCACCTCGCCTCGGGCAGCGGCGACCGTTCCGTTAAGCTCTGGGAGGTGCGTACGGGAAGAGAGGTCCGCACTCTCTCCAGAATGCCCGGCTGGATCACCTCCTCGGCCTTCAGTCCCGACGGGACGCTGCTCGCTTCCGCATCGATCGCCGATCCGGTAACGGCGGAAAAGGGAGCCTATACGATCAAACTCTGGGATCTCAGGACCGGCGGCGAGGTGCGCACGATCACCGACCGCTCCGGGATGGCCGGGAGGGTCTCGTCGGTGGCCTTCAGCCCCGAAGGCTACCTCTTCACCGAAGGGGAACAGGGGACGGTGATGAAACGGTGGGATGTGAGGACCGGCAGGGAGATCGATGCTATAGCGGGGATCACCGACGGCGCCGTATCGGACGAGGCGCGCCTGTACATCTTCGCAGTCGGTATCAATGAATACAAGAACGCGAAGCTGCGGCTCAAATACGGCAGGTCGGATGCGGAAGCCTTCGTGCAGGCGGTCGAGCAGCACGGACAGAAGGTCTTCAAGCAGATCGTCAAACAGACCATCTTCGATACGCAGGCCACGCGCCAGAATATCGAGGCCGCCTTCGCCCGGATAGCGGCCGAGGTGCGGCCCGATGATGTCTTCGTCTTCTACTACGCAGGACACGGGGTCATGAGCCAGCGCGAGGAGCAGAGGACGCCTGAATTCTATATGGCGCTGACCGAGGTCACCAAGCTCAACGGCGACAACCGCATGCTGGAGGAGCGGGGACTTCCCGCCCGGCTGCTGAGAGAGCTCAGCTCATCCATAAAGGCGCAGAAGCAGCTCATCGTGCTCGACACCTGCCACTCGGGCGGCGCGCTCGAGAGCTTCGCGCTGCAGCATGCGCCGGAGGAGACTTCGGGCCAGCTCAAAGGAAAGGACAAGGGGATAACCGTCCTCGCGGCAGCCGGCACCTGGCAGCCCGCTACCGAATTCAGGCAGCTCGGCCACGGCGTATTCACCTACGCTCTTCTGAAGGGACTGGGGGGCGAGGCAGACAGCACGGCGACGCCGGACGGAAAGATCACCGTCCGTGAGCTCGAGGCGTATCTCACCGCCAAGGTGCCCGAGCTGATAAAGCACTACCGGGGAAAGACCCAGGCGCCCAACAGCCTCATCCGGGGCAGCGATTTTCTTCTGGGGGCGAAATAG
- a CDS encoding isoaspartyl peptidase/L-asparaginase has protein sequence MILVVHGGAGDRAPGPRALNMLTRALTAGYRLLEQGGSALDAVVEAIVLLEDSGVFNAGRGGRVQLDGTRRLDAALMEGKQSGAGAVIGLEGIRNPIRAARVVMELPNIVFTHIGARRIAEAEGLELLPEPEREDLAMAARDKKRRKEAAALFEKYFSTVGAVACDLQGTVAAGSSTGGVAAMLPGRVGDTPVIGAGIYAENGAGAVACTGTGEAILRRALAKELCMELRQMTARRAAALSLKRLGALGGSAGVIVLDHKGRPELAHTTAYMASGYISERGMRVGEAFRRIAT, from the coding sequence ATGATACTCGTCGTTCACGGAGGCGCCGGAGACCGCGCACCGGGGCCGCGGGCGCTGAATATGCTCACCCGGGCGCTTACCGCCGGCTATCGGCTGCTCGAGCAGGGCGGAAGCGCCCTGGATGCGGTGGTGGAAGCGATCGTTCTCCTGGAGGATTCGGGCGTGTTCAATGCAGGAAGGGGCGGCAGGGTGCAGCTCGACGGAACGAGAAGACTGGATGCCGCTCTCATGGAAGGAAAGCAGTCAGGGGCAGGAGCGGTCATAGGGCTCGAAGGGATACGGAACCCCATCCGCGCCGCCCGCGTCGTAATGGAGCTCCCCAACATCGTCTTTACCCATATCGGTGCGCGGAGGATTGCCGAGGCTGAGGGGCTCGAGCTCCTGCCCGAGCCGGAGAGGGAGGACCTCGCCATGGCGGCTCGCGACAAGAAGAGACGGAAAGAGGCGGCGGCGCTCTTCGAGAAGTATTTCTCCACGGTCGGCGCCGTCGCCTGCGACCTGCAGGGGACCGTTGCCGCAGGCTCTTCCACCGGGGGGGTCGCTGCCATGCTTCCGGGGAGGGTCGGGGATACGCCGGTCATCGGAGCGGGAATCTATGCGGAGAACGGCGCCGGCGCGGTCGCCTGCACCGGTACCGGAGAGGCCATCCTCCGGCGCGCCCTTGCAAAGGAGCTCTGCATGGAGCTCCGGCAGATGACGGCGCGCAGGGCAGCCGCGCTCTCGCTCAAACGCCTCGGCGCCCTCGGCGGGAGCGCAGGCGTTATCGTGCTCGACCATAAGGGACGCCCCGAGCTGGCCCACACGACGGCGTATATGGCCTCGGGCTATATCAGCGAGCGGGGAATGAGGGTAGGGGAGGCGTTCAGGAGGATAGCGACCTGA
- a CDS encoding methyl-accepting chemotaxis protein, with protein sequence MITLAHFLRKERKEPPGGAGIPAADPVDGSRERALAALGSALQEWPSRLTAAAEGLSSVSKSTEDEFLSLGMSLQTFSSGCTRSSAAATSIVSMIDGGSGFDAAAFKRLFEEAHAEVESCARAIAGGVAGVGALNAKIEDIVGLQEFLRKLSRSITILGTVMRIETARVGESEFTVMTSVVDTLAQEIETHNAEIASIAKAVKLRLTAISDRMTAGLATFGEALAANRGQIQNVLKEMDAMAAQARGACRQIEERVGRIAPETGSVVAALQYHDICRQQIEHVAEVLQEAAAKVAAYRALSSAEQAALGAWVADALRIQISQLRHVINETDASARGISEHLASIASLARAQAGEVTALLSGDVSGGDRITNIGSNLESLSRLLSESREMITEMVNAVSAAGENIGVMSRQVANIESISENINLLALNTIIKVSRTGEAGRGLGVLADEIRKLAVSANEKIGKGAETITAVLAAAEEFKQSLSEEFNKKLASTDAILGRTQETAKELMQADTAMREALGALSDKTRELEAEITRIIQSIRFDSLVRSSLQRGIGDLEAMQAAISMHTRDNALPGTMALSSGVDALTHRYTMQSERAVHETTLKAHNDNGNGTSGISGAGREKASADLGSNVELF encoded by the coding sequence ATGATAACTTTAGCGCATTTCTTGAGGAAAGAAAGAAAGGAGCCGCCGGGCGGAGCCGGCATCCCGGCAGCCGACCCCGTCGATGGGAGCCGGGAGCGGGCGCTCGCTGCCCTCGGCAGCGCGCTGCAGGAGTGGCCATCCCGGCTGACCGCGGCAGCGGAAGGTTTGAGCAGCGTCTCGAAGAGCACGGAAGACGAGTTCCTCTCCCTCGGCATGAGCCTCCAGACCTTTTCCTCGGGGTGTACCCGGAGCTCCGCTGCCGCAACCTCGATCGTCTCGATGATCGACGGCGGCAGCGGCTTCGATGCCGCGGCCTTCAAGCGTCTCTTCGAAGAGGCCCATGCGGAGGTCGAGTCCTGCGCACGGGCCATTGCCGGGGGCGTTGCAGGAGTGGGCGCGTTGAATGCGAAAATCGAGGATATCGTCGGCCTGCAGGAGTTTCTCCGGAAGCTCTCCCGCTCCATTACCATCCTCGGCACAGTCATGCGCATCGAGACCGCCCGCGTCGGCGAGAGCGAATTCACCGTCATGACCTCTGTCGTCGATACCCTCGCCCAGGAGATCGAGACGCACAATGCCGAGATCGCGTCCATTGCCAAGGCGGTGAAGCTGCGGCTGACGGCTATCAGCGACCGGATGACGGCGGGGCTCGCTACGTTCGGAGAGGCGCTCGCAGCCAACCGCGGGCAGATACAGAACGTCCTCAAAGAGATGGATGCGATGGCGGCGCAGGCGAGAGGAGCATGCCGGCAGATCGAAGAGCGCGTCGGCCGTATTGCTCCTGAGACGGGCAGCGTGGTCGCGGCCCTTCAATACCACGATATCTGCCGTCAGCAGATCGAGCATGTCGCCGAGGTGCTCCAGGAAGCAGCGGCGAAGGTCGCCGCGTACCGCGCCCTGAGCAGCGCCGAGCAGGCGGCGCTTGGCGCCTGGGTCGCCGATGCGCTCCGCATCCAGATTTCCCAGCTCAGGCATGTGATCAACGAGACCGACGCTTCGGCGCGGGGGATATCCGAGCACCTCGCCTCCATCGCCTCACTCGCCCGGGCCCAAGCCGGGGAGGTGACGGCGCTCCTCAGCGGCGACGTTTCAGGAGGCGACCGCATCACGAACATAGGAAGCAATCTCGAATCGCTTTCACGGCTGCTTTCCGAGAGCAGGGAGATGATTACCGAGATGGTCAATGCCGTATCCGCAGCGGGCGAAAATATCGGCGTCATGTCCCGCCAGGTGGCGAATATAGAATCCATCAGCGAAAACATCAATCTCCTGGCGCTCAATACCATCATCAAGGTCTCCCGCACCGGTGAGGCCGGACGGGGGCTGGGGGTCCTCGCGGACGAGATCCGCAAGCTCGCCGTCAGCGCCAACGAGAAAATCGGGAAAGGTGCGGAGACCATAACCGCCGTCCTCGCCGCTGCGGAAGAGTTCAAGCAGTCCCTTTCCGAGGAGTTCAATAAAAAGCTCGCTTCAACCGATGCGATACTCGGCAGGACGCAGGAGACCGCAAAGGAGCTCATGCAGGCGGATACAGCGATGAGGGAGGCCCTCGGGGCGTTATCGGACAAGACCAGAGAGCTCGAGGCGGAGATCACGCGCATTATACAGAGCATACGGTTCGACTCGCTCGTCAGGAGCAGCCTCCAGCGGGGGATCGGCGATCTCGAGGCGATGCAGGCCGCCATCAGTATGCATACCCGGGATAATGCTCTCCCCGGAACGATGGCCCTCTCTTCAGGCGTCGATGCATTGACCCACCGGTACACCATGCAGAGCGAGCGTGCGGTCCACGAGACGACGCTGAAAGCACATAACGATAACGGCAACGGGACTTCCGGGATTTCCGGCGCGGGCAGGGAAAAGGCGTCTGCAGACCTCGGGAGCAACGTGGAGCTCTTCTAG
- a CDS encoding STAS domain-containing protein has translation MECTLEQSGAVGVLKIAGDLTVITSGALKSALMNSLEKVDHLVLDLEGVGEVDLSCLQLLCSAHRTSARLNKQLTVANSRPEAFRQAVAAAGYGRHIGCSFDTYRNCIWLGGNG, from the coding sequence ATGGAATGCACTCTGGAGCAGTCGGGAGCAGTCGGGGTATTGAAGATCGCGGGAGACCTTACCGTCATAACCTCGGGGGCGCTCAAGTCGGCGCTGATGAATTCGCTCGAAAAGGTGGACCACCTGGTGCTCGATCTCGAAGGGGTGGGCGAGGTCGACCTCTCCTGTCTCCAGCTGCTCTGCTCCGCCCACCGCACCTCGGCGCGGCTCAACAAGCAGCTGACGGTAGCCAACAGCCGTCCCGAGGCATTCCGCCAGGCGGTCGCCGCAGCAGGGTATGGACGGCATATCGGGTGTTCCTTTGATACCTACAGAAACTGTATCTGGTTAGGAGGTAACGGCTGA
- a CDS encoding response regulator, translating into MGKSIMTVDDSASIRQMVSFTLKEAGYEVIEAVDGRDALSKLNGASIHMVITDLNMPNLDGIGLIRELRGNPAHKFTPVIMLTTESQDGKKQEGKAAGATGWIVKPFQPDQLLAVVRKVLG; encoded by the coding sequence ATGGGAAAGAGCATCATGACCGTGGATGATTCGGCGAGCATACGGCAGATGGTGAGCTTTACGCTTAAAGAGGCCGGCTACGAGGTGATCGAAGCGGTGGACGGCAGGGACGCTCTCTCGAAGCTCAACGGGGCCTCCATACACATGGTCATTACCGACCTCAACATGCCCAACCTCGACGGCATCGGCCTCATCCGTGAATTGAGGGGGAACCCTGCCCATAAGTTCACGCCCGTCATCATGCTGACTACCGAGTCGCAGGATGGCAAGAAGCAGGAAGGAAAGGCCGCCGGCGCCACGGGCTGGATCGTCAAGCCCTTTCAGCCCGACCAACTGCTGGCGGTGGTAAGGAAGGTGCTGGGATGA